The DNA segment TAATTGGAAATTattcatttttatatataaaccaTACAGCTTCTGCCTCTCTTTGAAAAGCACAAGGTCATTCAATTTAACCGAACAGACTCACGGCTGGCAAACAATGGGATCCCTCTGGAGCTCCAGAGACTTAGATGTCGTGTTAATTTTCATGCATTAAAGTTCACGCCTGAAATTGAGGCCCTGGGAAACAAGTTGATTCGTATTATTCAACAGAAGGGACCTTATTTAGCGTTGCATTTGAGATATGAGATGGACATGCTGGCTTTCTCAGGTTGCACTCATGGCTGCACTGACGAGGAAGCAGAGAATCTCAAACGACTGAGGTAACTGCTTCTAGGAATTAGACCATAATCGAGTAATTATATATGGACATACTTATGAGAACAAAATTCTGTAACATCTCTTTCACTTTTTAAAAGGTGTTTGATGTACCTGAGTTTCTTGTTTTGATTGAGGAAACTAATACATATCGTTTGGAATTTTTTCTAAAACTCAAATATAATAAATACTATCCCGATAACGGTCAGGCTCACAATACTTTCTCCACTTTTGCAATATTGTGCTATAGTGTCTTATGTAGATAatgtatttttgaattattctaCCATGTGTTTTACTGTTTCTACTGAAAAACAAGGCATCATATTGATGAGCTTTATATAATAAACAAACCTTTACATTTTGTGTAACTTGTTTATAGGCCTGGCTAGACTCTTTTCACGAATTGAGTGAGGGTGGGGCGTTTTCTACTTCCTAATGGAGAAAGATTAATAAATGGGTAAGTTTGGCAGGGGTTTGGAAAGAGAGAGAAGTCATGCAAGCTTAAGATTTACGGTCATTGACTTTGTGAATAACATCGAAAGACTTCCATAATTTAATACTTCAAGATTGCTATTTTATCATCCAACAGTGAGCTTTCTactattttaaagtatttgaaTCCATTCATGTGCTTTTGTTTCCAGACACCCTGCTTAAAGTTCTCcagaaataattatattattcacCTCCATCATCTTGCCAATATAATCACTTTCATGGTCGGTAGATGGGTGGTTTTACCATTCCAGGATACTAAAAAACCCCCTTAGAATTTTGTTTAGTTGCAGTGGTTAGATATGCTTGTTAACTAAGTTTAATTTAGTCCAAGACCAGCCCTTTCTAGTTGTGGCAGCTGCAACTTTGATTGTCTTTTCTCTTTCCCAATGTCTTTTATTTTCCTTGGACAGGTGGTTGGTTTTATCTAGTTGTTTTGCTTCGGAGGTCAGGACCAACTTTTTCTCTCTATACCTATTTCTATTATTTACACAAAGTCTGGGACTTCCTCAACTCCAGTCTTCATAAGGTTTTAATTTTAAGAGAACACGAGAAAAAATTTGCATATAGTGTTCAATTAGGCCATTCACTTGGGAATAAGAACCTAGATATATATGATGCTCGTTCTGGTATGGGAATGACGATGATACAAATCTTGATGCTTGAACTATGATAATGGATTTTCTTAACCTATTTCTCTTATTTCTGCGGGTTTTTAGCAATGAAATTTTGCAAATCGCCCCATACCTTTGTCTCCTGCTAAAAGTTGGCAATTCGGGTTCTCCAAACCTCCTTTCCTCATCTTTTCTTTTAGCCGCCTCCTTTGATTTCTTCACGCCTTTCTTGATTCAGGTACGCATTTCCTTGGTGGAGGGAGAAAGAAATAGTATCAGAAGAGAAAAGATCTCATGGCTTATGTCCTCTTACCCCCGAAGAGACAGCTTTGGTTTTGCAAGCATTGGATTTCGATAAAAAGATTCAGATCTATATTGCGTCTGGCGAAATCTACGGTAATGAAAGGAGACTTGCAACACTAAGAGCTGCCTTTCCGAGGATTGTGAGTCATGCCATTTTCCACATCTTTTTTCTCTGTTTGTGCCTATGGAAATTAGTGCTCACATACACGTTAGGGGAGTCATTTAACTAAAAGTAGACCATGATTTACCTTTTGTGCTCTTTCTCTATCGTTTAGTTTTTCTTTTACTGAAAATTTTACCATCATTGTTAATACAGTTGAAAAAGGAAATGTTGCTAGATCCAGAAGATTTGCGGCAATTCCAGAATCATTCGTCTCAAATGGCAGCTCTTGACTTCATGGTATCTGTTGCCAGCGATATTTTTGTTCCCACATACGATGGAAACATGGCAAGAATCGTGGAAGGTCATCGTAGGTAACCGGTTTGAACCTTGAAATAATGGATACAACGCTCTCAATGAGATTAACTTGAAACCGTCTCCAAAGATATTTCTCATCCCATCTTTTGCAGGTATCACGGGTTCAAGAAAACCTTCCAACTGAATCGTACCGAACTTGTAGAATTGTTGGATTTACATCAAAACGGAACTCTATCGTGGGACGAATTTTCCTCTGCTGTTCGGCAGGCTCATGAGAAAAGAACAGGCCAGCCAATTCGTAGAAGGGTTATTTCAGACAAGCCTAAAGAAGAAGATTATTTCTATGCAAATCCTCAAGAATGTCTATGTGAAGGTACAGATTGTGGATACTCATCCAGCCCTGGCAACACCACCACGGTATAATCCGGCAAAACATGTCTGAAATTTCAAAACAATCAGAAACTCGACCTGCATATCTGCATTTAGTGGTGAAACCGAAGAAGTGATATCCTTTTTTATAAGCCAAACTAGAATGACATGGATATGAAAAGCGCTCAAGTGCATTTTAGGGAATAGCAAGATGTTTGATTGAACGTTCTTGCCCTTGCCAGGCTTCATTCACGTTCGGAGAGCCATGGAAGAAGGTAAAAGTGGGAGAAGAAGATCTGCTACTGCTTCAAGGATTTAGTGTCAGTAGCCATTTTGTTTTTTGCTTTTCTTTTCTCCTATTGCTTGAAAGCAGTGAACCCCCTTGATACCACAGCTATATTATACACTAGTTTCCTTGTAATCTGTATCATGAGAAAGTCATGTTCAGAACTAACCCATTCATCGAAAAGATGTGTTATGGAATAAACATAAATCTTGCTTTTTATTCAATTATTCTGCTCTAGTACATTGAGACGTAGGTTATTACAAACGCAAAAAGAACCTTAAAATTTCCTCATCTGTAACCATTTCACAAGAAATAAATCTCAATACAACCCAAAGAAACTATCTGCTATCTCTGGTTTCAATCCCCGTTTCTTCAATACGTCACCAAAATGTGCTGTGAAATGCTATATATATCCTGCGGTTACGCTGAAAACTTTTCACAAATTTGCGCATGCAAGCATGAATTCGCTCTTTCGGAGAAATCTTTAGATTCCATAAGAAAGTTGGTGTTGCCGCCCTTTACTTTGGTTCCCAAAAAATTATATCACCTTGCTCCCCGACCAGACCGAGATCTTTAAGTCTCCTTTCCTGGTAATATTCCAGGACATCTAATTCCAACTCCCTTTCCTTGAAGACATCATAAATTTGCTGTAATACCCTTTTCTCTCCTAATCTTACACCAACTGCCATTTGAAGCCTTGGACTAAGATTTCCTCCCTCCTTCAGCTTTTCATCCTGTAAGTTGCTTGAATATTTAGTTTTGTTCTGGAAGTCAAACTGATGAAACGAGGAGGATAACAGTGTGTTACCTCTTCGATGGTTGTATGGTAACCAGATAACGCAGATTCACATGCTCGGCAAACCGTTTGGCATATCAGCTCTTCATTTGCACGGCTAACAGGCAATTCAAGGAACCCCCAAATGTTGTTTCTGAAAATGGACTCCAGAAGAAAAGCATCAGTTCCACCAATCGCTACCAGCCGAAGATACGGAAGCATAGTCTTTGGAAGAGATTGGCCGTACTTCATGTCAAAATAAGCAGTGCCCCCTAAATTATTCATCTCAGCTATATCCAACTTGTCAGCATAAAACTCATCAGTCTCTGATATTTCCAATGTCAACGTGAAAGCATCACGGCTTGATGTTGAGTCGCAAAACCCATAGTCCAGAGCCATATCAGCATTACTCTTATTCAGATCGTACTGGATAAAAACCTGTCATGTCAAAATGGGTTACTACAGGTATTATGACATaaagatttaaaatatgacTCCACTGCACGAGCTCTTCCATAAATAACATGCAACCAATATTCTATGCAACCAATATTCTATGTAATGTGTAAAAATCAGGATACAATGGAGCAAGGCCTCCAACTGAGGATAAGTAGATAACTATCcatttcaaatatttaaatcGCATACTGGCATAAACACCAAGTGATATCATAGCAAATTCTCAACATTTGTTCCAACATGAAATTACCGGAAATCGAACAGATGCCTTGGATTCAACACCAATTAAAGACCGAGCATGTTCTGAGAAAAAATTACAAGTGATTGCAATAGAGAAACACAATTCTTTTGGATAATGAAGGCAGTCCAGATGTACAATTCAATCACTATGTCGCATATGCAATCACACGTACACGATAGCTTGGGCGGTTATTGAACTCTAACATAGAAGGAACTCAAGACTTAG comes from the Henckelia pumila isolate YLH828 chromosome 1, ASM3356847v2, whole genome shotgun sequence genome and includes:
- the LOC140860369 gene encoding rhamnogalacturonan I rhamnosyltransferase 1, producing MEGVRSERFVEKVPPLQGHATPRTRLQVWFIRVCSSILIWTCLVQLVTVGELWHPHLLGGIPGFTKMLIRVEGSLPSSPQPLVPARNYTSNGFLKVSCNGGLNQMRSAICDMVTVARLLNLTLVVPELDKTSFWADPSNFEDIFDVRHFIDSLRDEVRIIKRLPKRFGLRYGYQPLMMPPVSWSSEQYYLQQLLPLFEKHKVIQFNRTDSRLANNGIPLELQRLRCRVNFHALKFTPEIEALGNKLIRIIQQKGPYLALHLRYEMDMLAFSGCTHGCTDEEAENLKRLRYAFPWWREKEIVSEEKRSHGLCPLTPEETALVLQALDFDKKIQIYIASGEIYGNERRLATLRAAFPRILKKEMLLDPEDLRQFQNHSSQMAALDFMVSVASDIFVPTYDGNMARIVEGHRRYHGFKKTFQLNRTELVELLDLHQNGTLSWDEFSSAVRQAHEKRTGQPIRRRVISDKPKEEDYFYANPQECLCEGTDCGYSSSPGNTTTV